DNA sequence from the Heteronotia binoei isolate CCM8104 ecotype False Entrance Well unplaced genomic scaffold, APGP_CSIRO_Hbin_v1 ptg000334l, whole genome shotgun sequence genome:
TTGCCTTTGAGGAAGTTAGCCCAAGTTGCAGCAGATAATTTCTTATTTCTTTAAAATTTGGTCTCATTAAAACTTGAAAGTGTTTTCCAAGTCTTTTCTTTTGGAGTTTTCCATACCAGCCATCTTGCCAATCAAGGTGTCTTTATTGGTGTAGTTGTATCTATAACTTGCCACCCTATATTCCTCCCAAGCCAGTTAGTCTTCAGTTTTTGCCTCCATCTCTTCAGCATCATCATCTCCATCCACTTCAGCATTTTCACGCTCCAACCTTTCAAGCTGTCTTGCAAGCTCAGTTTCATCAGTATCAGTAACGACCTTGGGCTGAAAAGTTACACAGATATGAACAACATTTAGCTTTCAGTGTGACCAACAAGCTACTCAACCAAAGGCACTTGCACCAAAAATACAGCTGAACAACATAACTTGCTTATTTAAACAGTAAGAAGAGTGGTGTATCAGCCTGGCAGGCAGCCACACCGGTGACAGCATTCAGAGACGCTGCACCACACAAGATGTTTAGCCAGATTATAAAACAGGTCTCTTTCCAAAATACTGACTTAACTGCTTTATAGCTGACAGTCTTAGTAATTTTTATATTCTGCATAAGGTGGATAAACACAAATAAGATAAAGGCAGTGTTTTGAATAATACACTGAGATCTGATTCCTTCAAATAGGGTTAATGAAAACAGTGAGCCAAACACTATTTACAGCACTACAATCAACCACACATGAGACAATGTAAAGTTGACATTAATTAAAAATCATAGAAAAGGAAAAATGTTATATTTTGATTTTAACCCAAAAAAAGTATTTGAGAACAAATACCAGCTGTCTAGCATAGAGATCCAAGCTGTACAAGATGGAATGTTAAGCTGCACAAGGTCCATTTTTCCTTCAAACACTGAAATCAGCGAAGGGCTGTTATTCTTtgcccttcctcctccatctGCCTTGGTGACACTCTGAAAAAGGCACACAGGTCTGCTCCAGCACTTACTTTAACAGAAGCACAGAGGAGGCTATGTGGACACTATGTTGGAACAGATGACATGTAGCCAAAGATTAGTTGAGGAATTtgataaaaaaaatattcagaaaagGCAGGAAAATCCTGTTTTGTGAAATATAATCACAGTTCTCAGATGCGAGCTGGAGGGGATTATCAGAAAATGAAGCCCACTTGGTTCTACTTGGGGTTCAGTCTTCATAAACTATCCATAGTCAGGCCACCAACAAAGACAAGGTATGAGActgggtaataataataataataataaatttatttttatatcccgccctcccccaccacggcagacccagggcggctcacaggacatggtatataccatgattacataaaatacaatcattactataaaagacagttaaaatatagttaaattacattcataaattaagttaaataaaacagttaaaaccattatagattatcaattaaggtgctacagttcaatatatgtataggatggctagatgtcattacctgggttccatcttaaaagcatgttgaaagaggacggttttgcaagccctgcaaaactgatttagatctcgcagggctcgcacctcctctggtagttgattccaccattggggagccattgttgagaaggcttgctccctcgttgttttcagtctggcctctcttggtccagggatttttaaaagattttgagaactagatctcagtgctctctgaggaacatatggagagaggcggtccctaaggtaggcaggtactcggccatataggactttaaaggtaataaccagcaccttataacgaactcggtacacaattggcagccagtgcagttcccgtagcctaggctgtacatgttcccaccaaggtagtcccactaacagcctggccgctgcattctgcactagctgcagtttccgcgttcggtataagggcagccccatgtagagggcattacagtagtccagcctcgaggtgaccgttgcattgatcacagttgccaggtcactgcgttccaagaagggggccaactgcctcaccctcctaaggtggaaaaaggcggatttagcagtggcagctatctgggcctccattgtcaaggaaggctccagtagcacttccaagctcttgaccctgcgcactggtatcagtgatgcaccgtcaaaggttggtagggagatctcccctcctggcccgccgcgacctatGCAAAGggcctcagtcttcgctggattcaactttagCCCActtagtctgagccaacctgccacggcttgcaacgcccggtccagatttatagggacatcgtcagtccggccgtccatcgatagagctgggtgtcatcagcgtactggtggcaacccagcccatacctctgggcaatctgggcaagggggcgcatgtagatgttaaacaacatcggggagagaactgccccctgaggcaccccacaattaagtaggtgtctctgggacagctctcctccaatcaccaccctttgtccccgaccttcaaggaaggaggagagccactgtaaggctagccccgaattcctgcattggtgaggcggcgggtcatcagccgatggtcgaccatattgaatgcagccgataggtctaacaacagcaataccgccgatccgcctcgatccagatgtcactggaggtcatccatgtgggcgaccaaaactgtctctgtcccatggcccgggcggaagctggactggcacggatctaaggtggaagtgttatccagaaaatcctgtaactgcaacgccacagccctctctataattttgcccaaaaagggcaaatttgagaccggtcagtaatgagccaattcggccaggtctgatgtagcctttttcaggagagggtggaccactgcctctttcaggggtgttggaaaggagccctctgaaagagatctatttatgatgtcccgtataggacatcttagctcctcctggcaagccttaattagccaggaggggcatgggtccagatcacaagttgttggacgtgcagtgacaaggattctgtcgacttcctccaagctgagtgggtcgaagcagtccaagatcaaaccagaagacacgcattgggcctcaagttcacttactgtatctaaattggcaTGGCAGTTGTGGCCTCGCAGCCTATCTTCAATTCCTTAACTTTTGGATTGCCTTGTGGCATtgtagtaaaattccgaattatcctaaacagttgtgccgggcacgaatttgcagacgcaatcttagtcgcaaagtatgttttctttgcggccttgaatgccatctcataggacctcataaacttcctgtaagatgttctagtcgcttcgtcacgggtacgccaccattgcctctctagctgtctgagaccttgtttcagctggcgtaactccggggtataccatggggccagcctagtccgaggttgTAGAGggtgtcgaggtgcgatctcatcaatggccctagagagcccgctattccaggtctcaactaGGCCATTGAAAgaatcaccagagggccaggaatcctgcagagccatttggaactgttctgggtccatctggctccgcaggAGAGTCATAAtaagctcgtcgcctaaacaggtttggggtggcatatctacacgagccctgagggcgaggtggtctgaccatggcaccgcttcagcggttatatcgtccaccatgaccccagccgcaaagatcaggtctaacatgtgcccggcctgttgagtgggggttgtaacaaattgagagtcctagcgtcgccattgaagacactaggtccatcgcctgactggaggtcgggtcatcagcatggacgttgaagtcacccaagattaccaaccttgggtgctccagcacccagcctgtcgccgcctcgagcagggatggtaaggcgcttgctggtgcattaggcgtacggtacaccagccagatcgccaaaccctctccagcctcccacgccagaccggcacatttaataccctcgatccttggggccgggagcgccctaaaggagtaagcctctcgtataaataatgccactcctcccccccgcccgctagtccacgattggtggaagactgaacagcccgggggagctgtttgtgagagggctactgtatctccctctcgaatccaggtttcagtcacgcaagccaggtccatgtcctgttcgagtaggAACTCTccaaggactgaggtcttattattaatggacctggcattgcataacaccaatgacggaggcgagttattcagcctgaccctactacctgtcacccttgggatgggacacagaatGGAGGAAGATCGAGCACTGTCTTGTCTCAGTCCTCCTCCCTTATAtcgtctgttcccaccgccatacctccccctccccaggagcactggaatccctaggccagcCATTCCCCGCTGGTAGCAGCCGCTATCTTAGCTACCACCAAAGCACTACTATCAGTAATACTACTATCGGTAAAGAATATGCCCCCCCTTTACATGGGTTCTGTCGTCTTGAGAAGTTGCAAGGACACGAAAGTGGTATCTCCACATGCTACCAAAATTCTTGAAATCAGACATCATTTAAGCAAACAAAAGGTTCTTACTTCCATCTGCACATTGAACACTCCTCTCTTCTCTTCAATCTTTTCCTTGATTACAGTCATGGCTTGGCTGAGGACAGAAAGACCTTCAGTCCTCTCCAGTGTTGTAGTGGTCATAACATATCGTGGAGGGGCTATCAAATTTATCTGTCAGAGGGGTGAGATGATAATGGCAGACTTCAATGTCTCAAAGAAAAACAAGCCAGTGTTGATGCATTTTCTTAAATCTTGAACCACCAGAGAATGACTTATAGTTTTTGTTAATAAGAATACAAGAGGAAAAAAACAATACCTAGCTCAGCTTTACATaaacataataaaaccttaaattattatatttatataagGTTCAATGTAATGTTAATAAAACTAAGTGTCCAGTGACAGCATTGAGTTATGTCTATTCTTAAAGAAATTACTGATAAAAAGAAGCCATTTTTCTAATAAGTGTGATTTCCCAGATTGAAATTCAGATTTAACTATGTTGTCAGTTACCTTATCTAAAGTAAAATAGTCCCATACTTGAAGATACCATGAATGCACCATTGGGGGTTCCTTATCCTTCTACTTTAAAGCAAATTGGCTGCTTTAAGGATGATTATTATTAATTCTTTTTCCTTTCCAGAAATGTTGTAATTCTCTCATAAATTTAAGAAAATCAGCTGGGAGGGGCAAAGGATTCAGTGGCCAGTTGTTTTGTAGATTTCTGCTATAATTACCAAAAATGTTTAATTCTTCCACACAGCCACCAATTATGCACAAAGGTTCCCTGTTCTCCACATAATTCCCAGCAAAAATCTCATTTTCCACATTAAGGAAATTATTTATGAGTAAAAGTTGAGGTTTACAGCTAAACAGATGGTAACACAAAAACCATGTGCACCCAGTTATTATGCAACTTGCAGAAAAAGTGAAATGGATAATAGATGGGGTGTGCTTTCTGGTATACTGAAGTGCCACCTGCTCTTAGACAGCAGTAGGTTATTTGGCTTTGAAAACAATTTATCCAAAATAGATCCTAATCTCTTCGTGGGAGAGGGAATACTAGATGCATCTGTGGAAATGTAACCGTCACTTGGGTTAGAAGGCAGAACCAACATTATCTGCGCGGAAAAGCAGCCaagcaaattaaacagttttgaCTCGATTTCTCACTAATAATCTACAGACGCTGCAGGTGGCATGTGCCCTAGATAAGTTTTCTGTATAGATATTTGTTATTTTGGCCTTAAGCAATATGATAGTTTGGAATTACTAAGAGGTCACAGCAGCAGGCTTGCAAGTAATGTTGATAAGGCAGTTGCCCACATTGCCCTGGTTGCACATAGATACACTACCTGCAGTGAGTTCACGGGCAACTAGTTTCTGTGTTTCTATAGGCaaagaggagcaggaagagcatgCACAGCCAATTTAATGCTGAATAACAATCCAAAATTATGCTCCTTCCAACTACCCAAGGCAGCTGCTACTTGCTGCTAATGACCAGACAACAAGAGAACAGTACAGCTAAATAACTCAGCATACTACTAATATCAGAGCAGGACCCACATCAGTGATGTCACTTACTTTGATTGGCATACTCTCTGTAGAACAGCTCAGGCCAGCTCTCAGAGCTTCTTTCACTGCATCAATGCCCTCATAACCATAGCAAGCAACTTCAAtatctaaagggaccacaatgGGATTTCATTAAAATCTATACATATACAATCCTGTAAGAAACCCTAGAAATTACCACTCAGCTATACACAGTTCAGTAACATTGTCTGCAATCCCCTTTTAAACATTTCCTcccaaaaaacaaacacaaaactagAAAAAGGAATAAGGGAAAACCCCTCAAAATCTAGCAACTAAACAGAATTCAAAAGAAGTATACATGAAGCAGAAACAATATAACTGGGGTGGCAGATCTAAACATAAGTTTCTATAAAAGGTTTCCAACTATCTAAAAACAGGTCCATACACAATTGTTGTCTATATGTCATGTGTTCAAGTACTGACAGAGTTCTAAGGTCCTCCATCCACTAATTTACTGGAGGTGGGCATTTATGTTTGCAAAAGCCTGCAAAAGAGCCTAAGATAGATAGTCCAACTGCAAGGAGTGATCCCAGTAATCAGTTGAAGTTAACAAGTATGGCTGTTGATATAAAACTAAGATCAGGGAAaccaaattctccttcattgaatgGAAGCTGCATCCTCTTTAAAGAAATCCTATGAACGCTTACCTGAAAATAAGCATCACTGACTAAAATGGGACTTTCTGAGTAGACATGCTTCAGCTTACTCCTGCTATATTAAGAAATGTATacacaaatggaaactggcaaACAACCATTCACAGAAAGACAATTATGTTCCACTCTAAATTCATCCCTCCTTAGAAAATTCATCCCCCAAAGGTCTCATATGCATGGTCAGAATTCTTCCAAATGAAAATGCACAGCAACTAGAAAGTAGTAAGAAAACTTACAGAGAACTCTGCTGAAATTCAGTCAATCATGTCTTTTTCCTCCAACAACAAACAAGCCCTCACTACAAACCCTATGCATTGACAAATGACACTGTAAGGCATTTCCAGCTACCGCTGCCTCCTCTTTCCACTAGTGCAGTATTCCTCTCTTGGTTCCCCACTTCCTATACTCTTCTTTTCCTAGGCCCCCCAATTCTGTTTCCTGCTTTGTTAATTCTCTCAGGCCCACTCTTGGCCTACTATTTATACCAACCTctagtttcttttcttttgtattctctctctctctgtatgtgtgtatatatatatatatacacagtttggtgtggagagccagtttggtgtagtggttaagtgtgcggactcttatctgggagaaccgggtttgattccccactcctccacttgcacctgctggaatggccttgggtcagccatagctctggcagaggttgtccttgaaagggcagctgctgtgagagccctctccagccccacccacctcacagggtgtctgttgtgggggagggagataaaggagattgtgagccgctctgagactcttcggagtggagggcaggatataaatccaatatcatcatatatatatatatatatataattatggtGGATAGAGCCTGCCCCTATCCTCTCAATTGGGTATTTCCAAAAAGTTTCCCATTCCAGTACtaaccacagctgaccctgcttagcttctgagatctgatgagatcaggtttgccATGGTTATTCAAGTCAGGCAATCTCTAGTTTCTTTTGACTCCAATCTTTTGTCTTCCTATCTCCTCCAAACTTCTGTGACACTTAAGTAGAATGGTTATCAAAGGAACAAACTATACATGTTGAAGTAAACATGGGTTTTTGGGAGAGGTTTTTTTACTTGTCAGAATCATTATTTCAGAAATACAATTCCTCATTAATTTCTCCACAATTATGGCAAGTGCTCTCAAAAAAACTTTAGGAAGAATTTTGAAATACAGTAACAATCCctatcttcttttaaaacttcagTAGTTAGCCAGTAgtaacaggggtttttttgtagaaaaagcccaacaggaactcatttgcacattaggccacacccactgatgccaagccagtcagaactgcgctcctgctcaaaaaaagccctcagtaGTAATCATATTATTTGAAATTTGAAAAAACAATATTATCTTCTAACGTAGAAAATTAGGGAAATTTACTACGGGAATTTTATAACCTGACCCTACCAGATACTGAAGAAAGATCCCATTAATTTTTACAGGGTTTCACCATTAATTGCAATCCAAAGCTTTACATGGCCCAGTGTGTAGATGAAACTCTGTATTTCTTTAATGCTAGGGCATGTTTTATGCACACAAGTAGAATGAACAAGGGAAGGGCCCATCTGCACAGTGGTGTCTCAGGATCAAGGCAATTATGTTTAGTAACAGGGAGCAATTCTTATGAATAAAGAGGAGAGTTACAAAGTCTCTACATCCTACATGTAACCTGTTGATTCATCAAGCAACACCCATTTCTGGTATTCATTCTGAAGCTGCAGACATGTCAGGATTAGCCGGAACCTGTTTGCCACTCAAAATCCCTAATGATTTGTAACATCCAACTAGTAACTGCAGCTGTCAAGACTGATCTTACATAATATCATAATTAGCCTTGTGAAAAATGTTATGGAAATTCCAGTATTTCCTTAAGAAATGTTAAAATCTGATTTAACTGTGAATGTAAAGTAAAGACTTCTAAGTAATTTTAACATAATCCAACCAAACAGCTTGACTGTGTCATCTTATTCAATATTCATACAATGTCTGAAGCTAAAATGAAATAATTCTTGGGTGTTGTAGGAGAAAGGCAGGTATataaatagttttaaaaaacCCGTAGAAGTCCTGCCTGACTTCAGCAGATGCTTGTCAGCAGGGAGACTTGCATATGCTCTCACAGACCTGACATCCTGGGATTGGCCTCTAGAGGCTCCACCCCTTTTGAACTCTCAAGGAATCTGAATAATTCTGGTGGAAAATTGTTTCCACTCATATCCCAGCTGTGACTCTCCTCTttgcttccccacccctgctcaaggCTGCATCTCAGCTACTCACCAGCTTGTTAGGGCTAGTCAATCAGGCAGTGGAGCAGCAGGCTTTCTCTTAAAAAGTGCTTTGATGCATGGACACTGCAAGAGAGTCCCTGGTATCCCTCAGAGGTGGAGAGCCGGAGGAGGAGATTGCTTAAGTCTTCAACATAAATAAATTTGACCTGGCAATGTATAACTCATACTACAACCAGTCCCCCTTTCGCTTATAGGTGCTTTTTCTACACATGCACATTAAGGTGCTGCTTCTACAAGATATTAAAAACACTAGAAAACAGAGACTAAAAAACAGGCCAGCAGTAGCTTTGGGCCACTCTGAAATTCATATCCTACTTCTCGTCTCTTATCAGCACTTTGTCTCTGcttcctttgtctttttcttcaagcttcctttaccttccctgacTTTGTGCCACCTCCTTTCGCCACTTTTTGCCTGGCTTCCTGCCTCTTCACTTACCTACCTTATGGGATCTCTTTCTAGTCTTTAGCCTGCCCTGCACACAGCTACTATCCCCCAAGATCAGCAGTTTTCAGTCTATCTAGATCCAGTATCCACCCTTAACCTTTAGACATAAAAGGGGCCTAGTGAAGTACAAAGCAATGATCAGAAGTCATGCAAGATCACAGCCACATTGCCACATATTGCTGGCTCCTCCAGAATTCCATAGATCCTGTTGGCTGGTCTGCTCACACACCAAAGGCATATAGGGGACCACTAACTGAGAGAAGGGGGCAAGACCTCTGACCATCCATCACATTCCCCTGTTCTCAAAAGGAAATTAGAATAAAGctacagggccggatctagaggagggcagaggggggtgcttgccctgggcgccgatggaggaggggcgccaaattgggtatggagtccattgttttctatgggactataagatagaatggcccataagggggcatcatttttaattttgcccccccccctcaaaaaacatgtagagcTGGTCCtgtaaaagcaaaataaaatgcatggctttttttttttacactcagGCTTAAATTCCAAGAAAGAGTGCAAGTGTTTGCTAGAAAGTATTTCTAATCTGATAAAACACAATTTCAAATTATTGATTCAGTGTTAAAACAAGTCAGAAACCTGTAATTTagctcagtggtccccaacctttttggcaccagggaccagttttgtggaagacaatttttccacagactggggaggggatgattttgggatgatacaattgtgcactttatttctattattacattgtaaaatataatgaaataattatacaactcgtgGCCCGGTTGCTAAACCGCCATAAACCGGTctatggcccaggggttggggaatCCTGATTTAGCTAATGTATCTAAAATAATATGTAGCAAACAGGTCTTCTGAAGTAAAAAAAAGTAAGCCATTTTGTCTGTTGCCAGAATGATTGTCTATAAAACAGTAGTAATGAATTTTTCTAAATTATTTTGATTTTGGGACTTACCAGCTCGAATTTTTACTGCTTGTGGTGTAAGACGCCTATTAATATTGTCAATTAGCACACGTTTCTCATCTTCTGTCAGATCTAGCCCATCAAGAATGGCAGGATCCCTAGGTAATAAATATTTACCATTATTAATGATAATAAATTGTAATAAATATTTACCATTATTAATGATAATAAACTGTAATAAATATTTACCATTATTCCTTAAAATATATAATACAGCTTTCCAGAAACGACAGAAGTCATGTGTGGTGCAAAAACAAAAATAGGTGTTTGTTCATCAATTTAAACACCAGGGGGCAATAAAGCCACCTTGAGTGAAAGAGAAATATATTCTTAACTATGACTGTTGCCACACACTGGAGTTACTCATGATCTTCTTGGGATTGATTCGCAAGGACTAAAATTGGTCTGGGAAGAATTCTTCTGCACATTTGCCCTCCCTGCACATTTTCATGGTTGTGgaatcagtttattttcttccaaatgtggcttaaataatgaggattttcaaaaGAAGGTGCTGTCATCCTCAGTATTATCAGTGGTGTCAAATCTCTCTCCCCAGCTCTGAAGAATTGCTGTAATGCTGTAATGACAGTAGTTAAAGCAGGGTCTCTGAATCTTCAGCTTTCATTAAAATACAAAGTCTCTAGCTCCTTGCCCTGCAGAAATATGCTTTTTCCCTTATATCTCACCAAGGGATGaagctagagacttacttttaaaaagacaaaagctGGAAATTCAAAGAACCTGATTAAACTATCATTAGAATAATATAGCATTGTAGTGATAGTTTAGggcctttaaaaaaattgaaatcaccatcaggcgtgggggggggggaaggtagtggTTTAATAATTATGACAGTCCAGTCATTGAAAAATGTGCTGAAGGTGGGTGGGAATAGGTAAGACAAAGAAAGTCAACATACACTAGAAAAAAGCCAAACCAAAATCAGCTTCTAGAAAAAGATCAGGGTAAAACTGGTTGCAagagattgcgggggggggggggggggacggggacaGGTAGGAGTGAAAACAAAAGGCACAAAAGTGTGCAAAGAAATCAGGGAATACACCAAAGAAGTATGGGGCCAGAACTTTGACAAAAGAAACCCAAGTGGAAAAGCCCTATAATAATTTGTGCTGAATAACCAGTTTCCTTCATGATGTTCT
Encoded proteins:
- the LOC132590609 gene encoding eukaryotic translation initiation factor 2 subunit 1, yielding MPGLSCRFYQHKFPEVEDVVMVNVRSIAEMGAYVSLLEYNNIEGMILLSELSRRRIRSINKLIRIGRNECVVVIRVDKEKGYIDLSKRRVSPEEAIKCEDKFTKSKTVYSILRHVAEVLEYTKDEQLESLFQRTAWVFDDKYKRPGYGAYDAFKHAVSDPAILDGLDLTEDEKRVLIDNINRRLTPQAVKIRADIEVACYGYEGIDAVKEALRAGLSCSTESMPIKINLIAPPRYVMTTTTLERTEGLSVLSQAMTVIKEKIEEKRGVFNVQMEPKVVTDTDETELARQLERLERENAEVDGDDDAEEMEAKTED